Proteins encoded within one genomic window of Glycine soja cultivar W05 chromosome 1, ASM419377v2, whole genome shotgun sequence:
- the LOC114416971 gene encoding transcription factor UNE10-like, which translates to MSQRVPNCDVDDSNIPTASKFPLPNFNFISHEVPMLGYQVGELPCKKGQPSTYEGSNGNLTTWDKPRTSGGTLESIVNQHVSENCYKLVAMDALVPCSKQGTRKAVESGRLGACRESSSTRVASRARVAAQEEVGKRAGMVARLPTTLELSGCKDWSVSGSETCRRELSVTFNSATTGSPENTTSAGRQCTGTTTNDDRDSISHLISQSEVPDEDYMAAKVERSSGSNKRIKANSVVHNQSERRRRDKINQRMKELQKLVPNSSKTDKASMLDEVIQYMKQLQAQVQMMNWMKMYTTMMLPITMQQQQQQLKMSMMMAQMGMGMGMGMGMNKDMVMNMNSMNIPGIPPMLPFPPFMPMVSCGDQLQGTPEKSVTMDAYSKMASLYDQQLFHPPASSSKN; encoded by the exons ATGAGTCAACGTGTCCCTAACTGCGATGTGGACGACAGCAACATTCCCACAGCATCAAAATTCCCTCTTcccaatttcaatttcatatcCCATGAAGTCCCAAT GTTGGGCTACCAAGTTGGGGAACTACCATGCAAAAAGGGACAACCTTCGACGTACGAAGGCAGCAACGGGAACCTAACTACATGGGACAAACCTCGTACAAGTGGTGGTACCTTGGAGTCCATAGTTAACCAACATGTCAGCGAAAACTGCTATAAATTGGTTGCTATGGACGCATTAGTGCCCTGTTCGAAACAGGGCACACGCAAGGCAGTGGAGTCGGGAAGGCTTGGTGCGTGCCGAGAAAGTAGTTCCACGCGCGTGGCGTCGCGTGCCAGGGTGGCGGCGCAGGAGGAAGTGGGGAAACGCGCTGGGATGGTGGCGCGTTTGCCTACAACGCTAGAATTGAGTGGCTGCAAGGATTGGAGCGTGAGTGGTAGTGAAACTTGTCGTAGGGAATTGAGTGTGACTTTCAATTCTGCCACCACGGGTTCGCCGGAAAACACCACTAGCGCCGGCAGACAGTGCACCGGGACCACTACCAACGACGACCGTGATTCCATCAGCCACCTTATATCTCAG AGCGAGGTACCGGATGAGGATTACATGGCAGCAAAAGTTGAAAGATCATCTGGGTCCAACAAAAGAATCAAAGCTAATTCAGTTGTGCACAACCAATCTGAAAGG AGAAGAAGGGATAAGATCAACCAAAGAATGAAGGAATtgcaaaagctggtcccaaatTCCAGTAAG ACCGATAAAGCTTCGATGCTAGATGAGGTGATCCAATATATGAAGCAATTGCAAGCCCAAGTGCAAATGATGAATTGGATGAAAATGTACACCACCATGATGCTGCCAATTACcatgcagcaacaacaacaacaacttaaAATGTCTATGATGATGGCTCAGATGGGCATGGGCATGGGGATGGGCATGGGAATGAATAAGGATATGGTTATGAATATGAACAGCATGAACATTCCCGGCATTCCCCCTATGCTCCCCTTTCCCCCCTTCATGCCTATGGTCTCATGTGGTGATCAATTACAAGGAACACCAGAGAAG TCCGTGACCATGGATGCATACAGTAAGATGGCTTCCCTGTATGATCAGCAGCTGTTTCATCCTCCAGCTTCTAGTTCCAAGAACTGA
- the LOC114416950 gene encoding leucine-rich repeat receptor-like protein kinase PXC2 gives MKQVQLILLLSVSLVLLGPILVISIDLSSFNDDVLGLIVFKAGLEDPKGKLSTWNEDDYSPCNWVGVKCDLANNRVSSLVLDGFSLSGHIDRGLLRLQFLQILSLSRNNFTGTIAPDLLSIGDLQVVDLSENNLYGPIPDGIFQQCWSLRVVSFANNNLTGKIPDSLSSCYSLAVVNFSSNQLHGELPSGMWFLRGLQSIDLSNNFLEGEIPEGIQNLIDLRELRLGSNHFTGRVPEHIGDCLLLKLVDFSDNSISGRLPESMQKLTSCTFLSLQGNSFTGGIPHWIGEMKSLEVLDLSANRFSGWIPKSIGNLDLLSRLNLSRNQITGNLPELMVNCIKLLTLDISHNHLAGHLPSWIFRMGLQSVSLSGNRFSESNYPSLTSIPVSFHGLQVLDLSSNAFFGQLPSGIGGLSSLQVLNLSTNNISGSIPMSIGELKSLYILDLSDNKLNGSIPSEVEGAISLSEMRLQKNFLGGRIPAQIEKCSELTFLNLSHNKLIGSIPSAIANLTNLQYADFSWNELSGSLPKELTNLSNLFSFNVSYNRLQGELPVGGFFNTISPLSVSGNPLLCGSVVNHSCPSVHPKPIVLNPNSSYSNSGSSLQNNHHKMMLSISVIIAIGAAIFIVIGVVVVTVLNIHARSSMLSSAAPFVFSGGEDYSGSPANDPNYGKLVMFSGDAEFVDGAHNILNKDSEIGRGGFGVVYCTVLRDGHCVAIKKLTVSTLTKSQEDFEREVKMLGKIKHQNLVALEGYYWTPSLQLLIYEYLARGSLQKLLHDDDSSKNLLSWRQRFKIILGMAKGLAYLHQMELIHYNLKSTNVFIDCSDEPKIGDFGLVRLLPMLDHCVLSSKIQSALGYMAPEFACRTVKITEKCDIYSFGILILEVVTGKRPVEYMEDDVVVLCDKVRSALDDGKVEQCVDEKLKGNFAAEEAIPVIKLGLVCASQVPSNRPDMAEVINILELIQCPSEELQ, from the exons ATGAAGCAAGTGCAACTCATCCTACTCCTATCAGTGTCTCTTGTTCTTTTGGGTCCAATCCTAGTGATCTCAATAGACCTTTCTTCTTTCAACGATGATGTGTTGGGGTTGATTGTGTTCAAGGCTGGCCTAGAAGACCCAAAAGGAAAACTCTCTACGTGGAATGAAGATGATTATAGTCCTTGCAATTGGGTTGGTGTCAAATGTGACCTTGCAAACAATAGGGTATCTTCTCTTGTTCTTGATGGATTTTCTCTTTCTGGCCACATTGATAGGGGCCTTTTGAGACTGCAGTTTCTTCAGATTCTGTCTCTCTCAAGGAACAACTTCACAGGGACCATAGCTCCTGATCTTCTCAGCATTGGTGATTTACAAGTTGTTGATTTGAGTGAGAACAACCTCTATGGACCAATCCCTGATGGGATTTTCCAGCAATGTTGGTCTCTAAGAGTAGTTTCATTTGCCAACAACAACCTCACAGGTAAGATTCCTGATTCTTTGAGCTCATGCTATTCATTGGCAGTTGTGAACTTTTCCTCTAACCAGCTACATGGGGAATTGCCATCTGGAATGTGGTTTTTGAGGGGGCTACAGTCAATTGATCTTTCAAACAACTTTCTGGAGGGAGAGATTCCTGAAGGAATTCAGAATCTGATTGATTTGAGGGAGTTGAGGCTAGGGAGTAACCACTTCACTGGTAGGGTTCCTGAGCATATTGGAGACTGCTTGCTCTTGAAGTTGGTTGATTTCAGTGATAATTCTATTTCTGGGAGACTTCCTGAGTCAATGCAAAAACTCACCTCATGCACATTCCTTAGCTTGCAAGGAAATTCATTCACTGGTGGCATTCCACACTGGATTGGAGAAATGAAAAGTCTAGAGGTATTGGATCTTTCTGCAAACAGATTTTCTGGTTGGATTCCAAAGTCAATTGGAAATCTTGACTTGCTGAGTAGGTTGAAtctgtcaaggaatcagatcacAGGAAACCTGCCAGAGTTAATGGTAAACTGCATTAAGCTTTTGACTCTTGACATCAGCCACAATCACTTGGCAGGCCATCTTCCTTCATGGATATTCAGGATGGGCTTACAAAGTGTCTCTCTTTCAGGAAATAGGTTTAGTGAGAGCAATTATCCCTCACTTACTTCCATTCCTGTATCTTTTCATGGCCTCCAGGTTTTGGATTTGTCATCAAATGCATTTTTTGGCCAACTTCCATCTGGAATTGGAGGTCTTAGTAGCTTGCAAGTCTTGAATTTGTCCACCAATAATATCTCAGGGTCTATTCCTATGAGTATTGGAGAACTTAAATCATTGTACATTCTTGATTTGAGTGACAACAAGCTTAATGGAAGCATTCCTTCTGAAGTAGAAGGGGCAATTTCACTCAGTGAAATGAGGCTACAAAAGAACTTTTTAGGAGGGAGAATTCCAGCCCAAATTGAGAAGTGTTCAGAGCTAACATTTCT GAATCTTTCTCACAACAAGCTTATTGGTTCAATCCCTTCGGCCATTGCAAACCTAACCAATCTTCAGTATGCAGATTTCTCATGGAATGAACTCTCTGGAAGCTTACCAAAGGAGCTGACAAATCTTTCCAACCTTTTCTCATTTAATGTTTCATACAACCGCCTTCAAGGTGAGCTACCAGTGGGTGGTTTCTTCAATACAATCTCTCCTTTATCTGTCTCTGGTAATCCATTGTTATGTGGTTCAGTTGTTAATCACTCTTGCCCTTCTGTTCATCCAAAGCCTATTGTCCTAAACCCCAACTCTTCTTACTCCAACTCTGGCTCTTCCTTACAAAACAATCATCATAAGATGATGCTCAGCATCTCTGTCATTATTGCCATTGGTGCTGCTATTTTTATTGTCATTGGTGTGGTGGTTGTTACTGTCCTAAATATCCATGCAAGGTCTTCAATGTTATCTTCTGCTGCTCCATTTGTGttctctggtggtgaggactaTAGCGGTTCACCCGCGAATGATCCAAACTATGGCAAGCTTGTGATGTTTTCCGGCGATGCTGAATTTGTTGATGGTGCTCATAATATTCTTAACAAAGACAGTGAAATAGGCCGTGGAGGATTTGGAGTTGTTTATTGCACTGTCCTTAGAGATGGTCATTGTGTTGCAATCAAGAAGCTTACAGTGTCCACTTTGACCAAGTCTCAAGAAGACTTTGAGAGGGAAGTTAAAATGCTTGGGAAGATCAAGCATCAAAATCTTGTGGCACTTGAAGGTTATTATTGGACTCCATCCTTGCAGCTCCTAATTTATGAGTACCTAGCCAGAGGGAGTTTGCAAAAGCTTCTACACGATGATGATAGCAGCAAAAATTTGCTTTCTTGGAGACAAAGGTTCAAGATCATTCTTGGAATGGCAAAAGGGTTGGCCTATTTGCACCAAATGGAGTTAATTCACTATAATCTAAAATCAACCAATGTTTTCATAGATTGTTCTGATGAACCAAAGATAGGAGACTTTGGCTTGGTAAGGCTATTGCCAATGCTAGACCATTGTGTTTTGAGTAGCAAAATTCAAAGTGCACTTGGATACATGGCTCCTGAGTTCGCTTGCCGCACGGTCAAGATAACCGAGAAGTGTGACATTTATAGTTttggaattttgattttggaggTGGTGACAGGAAAAAGACCTGTGGAATACATGGAGGATGATGTGGTTGTTCTTTGTGACAAGGTGAGGAGTGCATTGGATGATGGCAAAGTGGAGCAATGTGTTGATGAGAAGCTTAAGGGTAATTTTGCTGCAGAGGAAGCAATTCCTGTGATAAAATTGGGGTTGGTTTGTGCATCACAAGTGCCCTCAAACCGTCCTGATATGGCTGAGGTAATCAACATATTAGAGCTGATCCAATGTCCTTCAGAGGAATTACAATGA
- the LOC114416962 gene encoding protein transport protein Sec61 subunit beta-like — MALGGTAPPRGSAAATASMRRRRTTGGAASGGAAGTMLQFYTDDAPGLKISPNVVLVMSIGFIAFVAILHVMGKLYFVRREA; from the coding sequence ATGGCTTTAGGTGGAACAGCTCCCCCGAGAGGAAGTGCAGCAGCTACTGCCAGCATGAGGAGAAGGAGAACAACCGGTGGTGCGGCCTCTGGAGGAGCAGCTGGAACTATGCTCCAATTTTACACTGATGATGCCCCTGGACTCAAGATCTCCCCAAATGTGGTTCTTGTAATGAGCATTGGCTTTATAGCATTTGTTGCCATCCTTCATGTGATGGGCAAGCTGTACTTTGTGCGTAGGGAGGCTTAG